The DNA segment AGTCAGTGGCCCAGACTCttgcaatattatttttgttactATGCTGACATGTTTGGATTTGCATTGAAGACTTAAATTTGCAATGCCTAAAAATAACAAGTGATGCCATAAGTATAAATAAAATTCCTTTTATCaaatttaattgtttcccattcagCTGAGATTATTGTGAAGTTTTTTTCTTTGCTGATGGACTAGTCCTTCTACTGTTTCTTCCGAGGATTATCTTTGTTGTCCTATCAGGTTCTCTATTTAataatggatgcatttttttattgaaaCCAGATTCTGTTCACACAATGAGAAGAAACTCACTCCTTTGACTTCCACTGAATCACTAGCTTAAAATTCACTAGTTGGTCCCATATCTGCCACGATTCAAGGGGGACCAAGATAAGAGATGGGCTTTTTCAGGCAGCTTCCAAAACTCTCTTCCAGCCTCAGAGCTGACAATTTTCCTGGCCTACCAGCTCTTTGGGTAAATGTGTGGATAAGAAGGAAAAGTAAAACCAGCACTTCCAAGGGAAAGTTTCTTCCACAACAGACTTTTTGCCAAAATATCCTCCTTCCCATGCTCCCTACCAGTCaataaaatacaagtagtcctcatttaatgatttCAGTTGGTTCCTACAACTCAGTTATTAAGCAAAGTGGTGATCAAATGAACATGTGATTGAGAAACTCTGGAAAGATTGTTTCAGTGTCTTGtgcctattttttatttgtttgtttgttatttccTTCTCAGGCAGAGAGATTGCTTAAACAAactaccccaaaggtgcttttttcaagaggcaactgaactttgctTTTTCAGctattccaagaaggctccacacccatttgcactactcgggtgaccctgaagacacagataaaactccaagtggcctcaaagacttgctaaaagaatgcaaatgaccagctgtctgcaagaaatataaatcttccccaccatccagtcagagctgaagaagcttcttggatgagaagccaaacatcttcaaagaaaaacaagtccagttgcctcttgaaaaaagcacctttgggacaaccatgacctggatggttgaaaatctccatagacattaaacaAGCtatcttttcttcagctactttaCTTCATGATCCAGGCTTCCCACAACAGCACTAACCCAAAGTTAACAAGCTCAGCTCTGTGGACTTAATTAGTTCATTAGAAGCCTCTGGCCACTGCTGTGCCTGAAATTGACACCGAAAGCTTTTGTTGTAAATGCCTGCTTTGGttggaaaattatttttttattgcagtTTATTACTGTTGTAcaggacgcgatggctcaggggctaggacgttgagcttgttgatcgaaaggttggcagctcagcggttcaaatccccagtgctgccgtgtaacgggttgagctcccgttacttgtcccagcttctgccaacctagcagtttcaaaagcacgtaaaaatgcaagtagaaaaaatagggaccaccttggtgggaaggtaacagcattccgtgcgcctttggtattgagtcatgccggccacatgaccacggagacgtcttcggacagcgctggctcttcagctttgaaatggagatgagcaccgccccctagagtcgggaacgactagcacgtatgtgcgaggggaacctttacctttaccttactgttgTATTTCCAATCACTTATTCAAGGACAAGCCCGAAGGCCTTTTATCTTTACCACAGTACATTGTTAATTCATTTGCACATTTTCATGTATTTTCCCTTACTTTTGTTTCAACAGATCAATCAGGAAGCCTGTCTAAGGATCAGGACGACAATTATTTACTGAATTTTCCATTTATGCAGGGCCTATGGCAGTTTAAATTTTCTCATCAATAAGAATATACCCCAGTTTCCTTTCCTTAAACTGTTTCTCTCTTTCAGGTGGTTTCATCAAGGTCCTAATCCTCACACTGGCGGACATGACTGGATTTATTCTGGGAACTACTGGGAAAGAAACTACTTCAACTTGCCGGATATTTATTAAAATGCATTGGAAATTCTGAGGCAAACACAAGTCTTAAACCAGTTTTCAGTGTTTTCTTTATGCCTATATTCttaggaaaaaaatcaaaatcttgAAATCAGAATTGAATACAGTTCTGGTGCTCCTGCCTCAACGTAGCTCAAGGCTGTTGTTGGGAGCGTTGGTTTTTTTTGGCATTCTCCCTAGAATGCGAGATGTATTTGCACATAATCACTGGTGCTGTACTTGGGAGAGACAGGGAGATTGCTACTCATATTTGTAAACTAAAGATCAGTTACAGGGttaaatggaaaacaaaaatgtctttgaGTTTTGACGTTCTCTTtggtgaataataataattatagtaTAGCATATAATGAAAAACATGGCATTTCTTCTCAACCCAGTAACAAATGATCATCCGTGACTTATAATATTCTATGGCTTAAAGCATAAGAAGAGCATGACACTTTGGGGAAGAATTAGTCAACTTCCTGAAGACAGCATtccattaattaataaaatacaggATCATAGATAATTCAtttataactttattttttaCTCTCTGCATCAAGCTACTACTACTTAATTAAAATTGGATTAATGTATAAAATCACTTAGCAAAGCCTTTTCCTATTTAGTGCAGTGTTTTGAATTTTCTCTTTCAAGTTTTATTAACATGCTATCTTTAAGGAATTAAGAGCcatttaaatctttaaaaaattaatttgaactaaAATAAGTATTTAAAAAACACCCTGCAGTGCACTAATATAGGACTAGTGATTGTCTGAATATTGTTGGACTTCAGCCCTGGTAGCATGTTGAGCAGTCGAGTGATGGGAGCTGTGGTTCAACCCTGGGAAGGCCACAGAGTCCTTATCCCCACACAAAGAAATGCTCTGCACTACATGAGATTAAGTTGGGACGTTACAAAGAAAATAGATGCTCCTGGGTCTATGCTGTCATAGCAAACCCTAGAAGGAAGTGTGTACATTTCAAAAGCAGTTGAGAGACTACTGTACAGAGCAAATTTACCCCTATGTTTGGGGTGCTTTAACCTTTATGAAATTATATATTTGTACAATGTGGAGTACAGAACTTCCAGAGATTGCTGCTCTTGTATAATTTAACTGTGGTTTGGAAATAGTGTTAACTGAATATTTTATTGCTATTAAATAAAGGCTTTCGCTGTCCTGTGACAGATGCCGTTTGATTCTTTGCTCTCAGTAATtacaaacaaaactttttttttttgtctcttagCCCAATGTTGGAAGGATGGCATTGAGAGTGGTTCAGGAGCCTGCAAGGGTGTTCTGGTTCcatctgggttgtttttttcctcatTCTCATAACACTCTTTTCTATTTTGCTACTTCAAAGTATGTAGATCTGTCTCTCGTCTTACTGATAAATTATACAAATAAGGCTTTAAAACATtccacaaatctaataaatagtcTAATAATATATTTCTGCTGAAGGTGGCTGAAGTAAAAGTTTCCACATTTTTACTAggaatcatttttaaattttcagtttgTACAGGAAATCAACATAAGGAAACTCCTGGTTTTAGTTTTATGCTACTTGGCTACCGGTCTTAAGCCATAGGGAAAAAATGTCTTTAGATTCAGATTCCTTGTACTGCTTTATTGCTTGTACTAGTTAATCAATTTTAAATTAAAGATGCAGCTTTCCGTTCTGGGGTGAAATGTTGGACAGCACCTCTTCTCAatctgggagaaaaaaaacatcAGCTCAGTACATTTAGCAATGGCTCAACCCACTAACTATGGTTTTGGAATGCTTTAATCTTCAAAAATCACTGCTTTATAATCAAatttccattttatctttttagCCAGTGTACCACATCTTCAgtctaatacatacatacacacacacatacatacatacataacatacatacatatctacaCTATGGAATGACAAGATCATAGTTAGCCTAAAATCGGCATCACAAATAGTATTTGCAGAAAAAACTAGGCACTGATTCTGAACAAGTGTGGCTTGAATGGTTCTGACCTATACAGCAAACATACATCTGTTGGTCCTAATCCAGCGTCCTATAAATGTGAGAACACTATTGCCATCAATATGGTACAGAAACATTCCATAAGCTGGGGCCTTCAGTTAGTTTTACAAACAGCTCTACATCTTTCTGTAATAGTGGCAGGAAAATTCAAGCCAGAACAGCTATTCTTTATTATTACAATTTGGGAGTAAGTTTTCAGGAGTCTGCCATTAATTCTGATAAAGTGCACCATgcatgaaaggaaaggaagacaatGATAAAAGTGTACCAAAAATGGTATATATCAGTGCTGATGTTGCTGTTGAAAGCTAGTTCTCATGTTTTTAATTCAAAGGAAGCAGATTTAgccaaggttttaaaaggctgtgaAAAGGGGCCCAAATAGAGTGCTCTTCTGCAACTCAACCAAAatttatttcctgcaatcaaagcACAGCTTCAGAAGGCAGTCCTATGAGGCCAGACTGGTGCATCTTCAAACCCAGAGCTATTTAATGTCTTTTAACATGCTGCTCCCTGGGTCTTTAGTGAGCCATTAggacaggactgtcaaactcaaggctcaagggccagatgcgtcacacactggccacacccatgcctggttagcgaagggaaaagttgtgatacatcatgtgacaaagCCGtcacgatgcgagtttgacacccctgcactagaataaTGGTAAAAGTAGTCTTGGAGCAGGGAGACCCAGGTTCTTGTTCCTCCTTAACCCAATCCTTAAAGAGTTGTGAGAAAATTAGGAGGCAATAGCACTAGGTTAGTTTGTACCCTTGAATTATATATAAAAGGTGATGTTTTAAGAAATTTAGTACTAATCCAGTGCAGGAACCTCAACCaaggcaacttttaagatacagctatggaattctgggagttaaaatccacatatcttaaaagttgtggaagttgagaaacactaatgtATGCTCTTGAGGTGGCTCTGGACTATCTCTCTTGGCCCACCTTCCTGACACGATTCTTGTCAGAAAAATAGGAGGGAGCGTTATGTATGCTGCCCTGCACTCTTAcacaaagtgggatataaataaaattagaaatatttttataactttCTTTCCGGAAAGGGGCATTATCTCTAAATTCACTATATTCTGATATTTGTTCATCTTACAACAGCTGCACTTGCTTCTGTCCCTGCCCTAAGAAGAGAAAATGAACTCAATATGGTATCATGTCAGCAACCTGTCAAATCTTTTGCAGCCCTGCTTCCCCCTCAAAGAAAAAAGTACCATTCagttgcaaaagaaaagaaaagctgcttGCTCTGCTTAAATTTGGCACTGTTCTTTGGCTTGTGCCCCTAGCATGACATCTGGGAACAAACAATCAAAAATGTGATAAGGGCAGAAGAGCAAGTATAGCAAGGAACATCTTTATTACCCTGAGCCCTCTTCAGACAAATGTGTCAGGTTTCATCTCATGTAATCCCAATTATGTTCACTGTCCATATTTGACTGAGGATCAGTGACATTGAAGGCTACACATCTGAAAAACGCCAGGTTTGAAAGGTGCGTTTAAAGCTTTATCAAGCTTCAGGGTCTCTACCAAAACTTGAACATCCACTCACCGTTTTGCTATTCTGTCCTGCGTACAGAGGCAGTTGTAAATGTGATCTCTCCTGCTATACCATAACTGCCTGCAAAAGCTGCTTTATCCCCAGCTCCTGTGCCATTCTTCCCATTCATCACATCTTCCAGAGGTATGGCAACTGAAAGAAAAACTGGAGTTGGCGGCCTGCCACTATCTTGTGCAGGGTTAAAATTGGGGTTGGCCATTTTTGGATCTGCTGCCCTGGCGATTGGTACGGGGATTGTAGCGAACCTCCTCACAGTGCCAGCAGCGTCCGGCTGTGTTAGAACAGTATGGCCTGGGATAGGTTTCCAGTCCTGTTTATTCTGAACAGAAGAGCCCACTAAAATGAAAGGTGGTGcatttcccttcttcccttcttccatcATCACATAAGTTGGAGAGGACACTTGTGGTGGTTGACCTTGTTGTATCATCTGCGGCTGTAGATACTGCGGTTGGTCCTTACCACTAGATATGAATAGGGTTGCTTGGGGAACAGTAGCACCAGTTCCAACAGGTGGAAGGGGtggtggaggtggtggtggtgactTACGACCTTGTTGTTTCAAATCAGTTAGACAATAGAGAGTCCACACATTAGAATATGGTGGTGGTTGTCCTGGTTCGCTTGTTGCCATggctataaaataaaaatttaaagaaaaatttgCTGGCATGAAAGACCATCTACTAGGATGTATGAACTACATATCTTTACAAACAACTTTATGCCGCAAAGAAGCATGTTATAAAGAAGAGAGAGTCTGTAGGGGCAAAAAAAATTGGACCTTGGTAAATTGAAAATAGAGGGACAAAAGCAAAAGTGCCTTGTGGGGATGAAGCTGCAGttcagcttttaaaaatgctgattCGGCTAATCGGGGCACATTTTCAATTCAACTCATTCAATCATTCGTTAGTTATAAGAAATTGCCAAATTGCTAACATTCAACATGTGCCAGAGTCCTTTTGTCAACATAACATCAGTCAGCTAGATTTTCCAGGCTTGCCCCACAAGTGAAGCCTTAGGGTCCTGTATCAATTCATTTTAATCAGCTCTCCTGTGAGTCAATGCAAAAGTTGTTGGATATAAACTGGAACTCAAATGACTGGCAgcttaaaatattgaaaaatccATCCATGACAAGCTTCAGGATCCTTTTAACCCTTCAGCATTCTCTCTTCTGTTAACATGCTTTTGTTTCTTACCTACCTATTTCTCTAACAGAACATGATTCTTGGGAGATTTTGCAATCAGAGGTCAATGGATAAAAAAACATTGATCTTTCTCCAGCTGGGAACAGTGGTAGCTTAGACACTTATTACAGTGGCAAGAAAACATTTGGAAGAGGTCCTGCCAGGGAGGAAAGCTAGGCCTCCAGTTACAACAATCCCATGTTTCTAAGTAAGAAGCATCTAGTCCACCTTCTGTAAGCATCTGGAGAAGATTGGACCTAATGGGACAAGCGAAGGCAACCACCACCATTTCCTTTAAATGCAAAAACCATGTCAATGCCACAGTTGAGTCgactatgtttttaaaaaaattagtcacAGTCACCACCTCACTTTCCTTCGGCTGCCAGGTGCATGTATGCAATTTTGGTTCAAGCTGTGCAATTTACTGTGAGCAAGTCTTCTGGTAGGAAAATGAAAGGCCAAGCATCTTCTATACCAATGTTCctttgctgaatttcatcccatGCTGCTTCTCCGTCTCTgtacaaaaaaaatataatacaggaacaggaaactaggGCAAACTCGTGCAAAGAAAACTTTAGGGCTTATTCACAATCCACTGCACATCTGGAAGCATCCCACAGGCAAAAATTCCACACATGCACAATCTGCCTGACAAGTGCTGTGGGCCTGTAACACCCCAAAACGAGAGCAACACTCATTTACTTCAACCCTGCACTGGCATGGCTATTTGCATTTAAATAAGTTCCAGTCCTTGAGGCACTTTCTTGGCCAAAGCCATATTGCAGGAGTGGAGAAACTTGTAGCCTTCCAGATATTGCTGAACTACAATATCCAACATCCCTCAGTATTAACTGTAATAGCCGAGACTATTGGCAGTTGTAATTCAGCTATACTAGAGAACTAACCTCTTTCCTGCTAATTTATCACCAGCTCTTACCAACATAAATGCACCCAAGGAAATGGAAATGATTACTACTCACAGAGCTAAAATATTACAATGTGGAATAGGAAGGATTCAGAAATATCTTGACTTTCTTACCTGACATAATAAAACCTGGGTCAGTTGATTTCAGTTGCTCTGTAGTATCCATTCTGTCAGGGTCACATTCTGCATCATCTGCAGATGGATCTAGAATACTAGTAAACTGGCCTGAATTTAGTGAAGCCGTTAGTGGATCTAAGAGACAGGCTACTGTATCTACGAAAGGAATGACTATCTGCTGTGGAAACTGCTCTACATAAGGTGGTGGTACAGGCTCTCCACCAGCGCTGGGGTCATCATCACCCGCAGGTGCGATGTATATGTCTGATGTGAGCTCAATTTCACTTGGGCAACCCTCTGCCTGAAACAGGTCTTTATCAGGAGGCGGTGGTGGTAGCGGCGGGGGTGGCTCTCCTTCCTGCAAGGGATCTGAGGAAGCTTGTTCTACTAGGTCAGCAGGTGGCTGCTCCGCCAGGCTGCCCGAGATAGCTATTTCCTCCTGGCCGGAGCTCTGACTTTGACTGATTGATCCAGCCCTGAGAGAAGGTGCAGAAGTTCTGTTTTCTGCTTCCTCTGGGGCAGCTTCCCCTTCCTCTGGGGCAGGTTCCACTTCCTCTGGGGCAGGTTCTACTTCCTCTGGGGCAGGCTCTGGTTCCTCTGGGGCAGGTTCTGCTTCCTCTGGGGCAGGTTCTGCTTCCTCTGGGGCAGGTTCTGTTTCTGCCTCAGCAGGTTCTGTTTCTGCCTCAGCAAGTTCTGCTTCTGCCTCAGCAGGTTCTGGTTCTGCTTCTGCCTCAGCAGGTTCTGCTTCTGCCTCAGCAGGTTCTGCTGCTGCCTCAGCAGGTCCTGCTTCCGCAGGCTCTGCTTCTGCTGGGGCAGGTGCTTCTTCTTCAGCAGGTTCTGCTTCTGCTGGGGCAGGCTCAGGGGCAAGCTCAGGGGCAGGCTCTGAGGCAAGTTCCGGAGCAGGTTCCGGAGCAGCTAGTTGGCCAACTGCAATCGCGGCCATTGCCTCGCTGGCAGTGTGGGACAACGTAGGAAGGGTCTGCACAGAGATGGCCACATCCTTCAACTCAGGTTCAGTACCCATCGTTTCAACGTTACCTAACATTTGCGATGCTAGCTGAGCTGGATCGGCTGGGATATAAGCGAGTCCTGCTCCCTTGTCGTCCCCAACCTTTTCTACAAATTCGTCAACAATAGATGGGAATTGGGTAGTTTTGGTGCTCAGTTCACGAGACTCTTCGCTTATCTGATCCTCTTCTGTGTCAGTCGATTTCTCCT comes from the Ahaetulla prasina isolate Xishuangbanna chromosome 3, ASM2864084v1, whole genome shotgun sequence genome and includes:
- the CABYR gene encoding calcium-binding tyrosine phosphorylation-regulated protein, with product MHTAKPRMVVPYGLKTLLEGVSRAVLKASPSNITEFAAEYFKELIVFREEHPNLDIKELVREFHVTRVEGWAEGPGAATQMPRSKRADVGDAFRSDLDTIPIHDEPKRKEKSTDTEEDQISEESRELSTKTTQFPSIVDEFVEKVGDDKGAGLAYIPADPAQLASQMLGNVETMGTEPELKDVAISVQTLPTLSHTASEAMAAIAVGQLAAPEPAPELASEPAPELAPEPAPAEAEPAEEEAPAPAEAEPAEAGPAEAAAEPAEAEAEPAEAEAEPEPAEAEAELAEAETEPAEAETEPAPEEAEPAPEEAEPAPEEPEPAPEEVEPAPEEVEPAPEEGEAAPEEAENRTSAPSLRAGSISQSQSSGQEEIAISGSLAEQPPADLVEQASSDPLQEGEPPPPLPPPPPDKDLFQAEGCPSEIELTSDIYIAPAGDDDPSAGGEPVPPPYVEQFPQQIVIPFVDTVACLLDPLTASLNSGQFTSILDPSADDAECDPDRMDTTEQLKSTDPGFIMSVAIPLEDVMNGKNGTGAGDKAAFAGSYGIAGEITFTTASVRRTE